ATCTACCACGCGCTCGGCAGCATTGCCGCGAGCGGGCAGGCGATGATCGAAAACGTCGCCGGACCGGTGGGCGAGGCGCTCATCATGACGGCTTTCGGCCTCGTGGTCGCGATTCCGGCCGTGCTCGCCTACAACATTCTCGGCCGTCTCGCGCGCCAGCTTTCCGACGATCTCGACGGCTTCGCGCACGACCTGCATGCGCTCGGCAGCGCGCCCGAAGCGAGCGCGGCGAACGGTGCGCCGGTGCGCGCCGACGGCCAGCGCGGCACGTTGCGCGAAGGCCTGCGCGCCGAATCCACTTAAGCGCGCATTTCACGGCACACGGCACGCGAAGGAGCCTCGCGAATGGCATTCGGCGGACTGGACAGGAAGCGCGATTCGGCACCCATGGCCGAGATCAACATGACGCCGCTCATCGACGTCATGCTCGTGCTGCTCGTCATCTTCATCATTACCGCGCCGCTCTTCACGCACGCGATCCGGCTGGACCTGCCGCAAGTCGCGGCGCAGCCCGCGCAGCAGACGGCGCAAACCGTCACGCTGTCCATCGACGCGGCGGGCAAGCTCTACTGGAACGCCCAGCCCATCACGCTCGACGAACTGCGCGCGCGCTTCACGGCCGCGGGCAAGCAACCCGACGCGCAACAGCCGGAGCTGCAACTGCGCGCCGCGCGCGAGACGCGCTACGACGTGATCGCGCAGGTGATGGGCGCGGCGCAGCAGGCCGGGCTTTCGCGCCTCGGTTTCGTGACCGATCCGCCGGCCGGCGGGAAATAGCGCGCACTCGGCACACTCGGGCGGATCGCGGCGGCGCTCCGAACCCGCCACGAAACGCCTGATCGAGCGCGCAACGCCACGCGGCAAGCGCCGCGCGAAAGTGCGGCCCAGTCAACGGTATAATCAACGTTTCCCTTTGAAACGGGCCCAGCCGCCGCGACCTGCCGGTGACGCGATCGGCCGGCCCGGCGCGCGACATCGTTCGGCGCCGGAACCGCCCGCCTTTGCGTTTCCCCCATCCACACCATGCTCGAAAAATACGCTCCCTCCGACGTCGAATCCGCTGCGCAAGGCGATTGGCGCGCCAGCGACGCCTACCGGACGGCTGAAAAGGCCGACAAGCCCAAGTTCTATTGCGTCTCGATGCTGCCGTATCCGTCGGGCAAGCTGCACATGGGCCACGTGCGGAACTACACGATCAACGACGTGATGTACCGTTACCTGCGCATGAACGGCTACAACACGCTCATGCCGATGGGTTGGGACGCGTTCGGCATGCCCGCCGAAAACGCGGCGATGGCCAATAACGTGCCGCCCGCGCAGTGGACCTACGACAACATCGCGTACATGAAGGGCCAGATGCAGTCGATGGGTCTCGCCATCGACTGGTCGCGCGAAATCGCCACCTGCAAGCCCGACTACTACAAGTGGAACCAGTGGTTCTTCCTGAAGATGCTCGAGAAGGGCATTGCGTACAAGAAGACCGGCACGGTGAACTGGGACCCGGTCGACCAGACCGTGCTCGCCAACGAGCAGGTGATCGACGGCCGCGGCTGGCGCTCGGGCGCGCTGGTTGAAAAGCGCGAAATCCCGATGTACTACCTGCGCATCACGCAATACGCGGACGAACTGCTGAACGACCTCGACGGCCTCGGCTGGCCCGAGCGCGTCAAGATCATGCAGCAGAACTGGATCGGCAAGAGCTTCGGCGTGAACTTCGGTTTCCCGTACGAGCTCGACGGCGAGAAGAAGCTGCTGCGCGTGTTCACCACGCGCGCCGACACGATCATGGGCGTGACCTTCTGCGCGGTCGCGGCCGAGCACCCGCTCGCCACGCGTCTCGCCCAGGACAAGCCGGAACTGCAGGCGTTCATCGAAGAATGCAAGAGCGGCAGCGTGGCGGAAGCCGACGTCGCGACCATGGAAAAGAAGGGCATGCCCACGGGCTTCACCGTGACGCACCCGATCACGCATGAGCAGGTGCCGGTGTGGATCGGCAACTACGTGCTGATGAGCTATGGCGAAGGCGCCGTGATGGGCGTGCCGGGCCATGACGAGCGCGACTTCGCGTTCGCGAAGAAATACGATCTGCCGATCAAGCAGGTGATCGCCGTGGAAGGCGAGACCTATTCGCTCGACGGCTGGCAGGAATGGTACGGCGACAAGGAACGCGCCGTTTGCATCAACAGCGGCAAGTTCGACGGCCTCGCCTACGCGGCGGCCGTGGACGCGGTCGCGGCCGACCTCAAGGCGCTCGACCTCGGCGACAAGCAGGTCACGTGGCGCCTGCGCGACTGGGGCATTTCGCGCCAGCGCTACTGGGGCACGCCCATTCCCATCATCCATTGCCTGAGCTGCGGCGACGTGCCGGTGCCGGAAGCGGATCTGCCCGTGGTGCTGCCGGAAGACCTCGTGCCGGACGGCACGGGCAACCCGCTCGCGAAGTCGGAAGCCTTCCTGAACTGCACGTGCCCGAAGTGCGGCGCGGCGGCGAAGCGCGAAACCGAC
The Paraburkholderia acidisoli genome window above contains:
- a CDS encoding ExbD/TolR family protein, which codes for MAFGGLDRKRDSAPMAEINMTPLIDVMLVLLVIFIITAPLFTHAIRLDLPQVAAQPAQQTAQTVTLSIDAAGKLYWNAQPITLDELRARFTAAGKQPDAQQPELQLRAARETRYDVIAQVMGAAQQAGLSRLGFVTDPPAGGK
- the leuS gene encoding leucine--tRNA ligase, with amino-acid sequence MLEKYAPSDVESAAQGDWRASDAYRTAEKADKPKFYCVSMLPYPSGKLHMGHVRNYTINDVMYRYLRMNGYNTLMPMGWDAFGMPAENAAMANNVPPAQWTYDNIAYMKGQMQSMGLAIDWSREIATCKPDYYKWNQWFFLKMLEKGIAYKKTGTVNWDPVDQTVLANEQVIDGRGWRSGALVEKREIPMYYLRITQYADELLNDLDGLGWPERVKIMQQNWIGKSFGVNFGFPYELDGEKKLLRVFTTRADTIMGVTFCAVAAEHPLATRLAQDKPELQAFIEECKSGSVAEADVATMEKKGMPTGFTVTHPITHEQVPVWIGNYVLMSYGEGAVMGVPGHDERDFAFAKKYDLPIKQVIAVEGETYSLDGWQEWYGDKERAVCINSGKFDGLAYAAAVDAVAADLKALDLGDKQVTWRLRDWGISRQRYWGTPIPIIHCLSCGDVPVPEADLPVVLPEDLVPDGTGNPLAKSEAFLNCTCPKCGAAAKRETDTMDTFVDSSWYFYRYAAPDAQNMVDERTDYWMPMDQYIGGIEHAILHLLYSRFWAKVSRDLGLVKFGEPAKNLLTQGMVLNETFYREDAAGKKTWYNPADVTVTHDDKGRPVGATLNKDGQPVVLGGVEKMSKSKNNGVDPQVLIDQYGADTARLFTMFAAPPEQQLEWSGAGVEGASRFLRRVWTFGYTNAAAIQSRASFDAATLSDVEKSVRREIYGVLKQADFDYQRLQYNTVVSAAMKMLNAIEGAKGAGAGVQRETFGVLLRVLYPVVPHLTFELWKSLGYADEYGTLLDAPWPKVDEQALEQSEIELVLQVNGKVRGAVTVAKDAPKEAIEAAALAHEMFVKFAEGRAPKKIIVVPGRLVNVVV